In a genomic window of Cytobacillus sp. FSL H8-0458:
- the rbfA gene encoding 30S ribosome-binding factor RbfA, with protein sequence MSLRANRVGEQMKKELGEIISRKIKDPRVGFVTVTDVQVTGDLQQATVFISVLGDEEQRENTLRGLAKAKGFIRSEIGQRIRLRKTPEILFEFDESIDYGNRIESLLHQIQDEGSSKDEERSKEEE encoded by the coding sequence ATGAGCCTTAGAGCAAATCGAGTTGGAGAACAAATGAAAAAAGAACTGGGCGAAATCATCAGCCGAAAAATCAAGGACCCGCGGGTTGGTTTTGTAACTGTCACTGATGTTCAAGTTACCGGGGATCTCCAGCAGGCAACCGTGTTTATTTCCGTTCTGGGTGATGAGGAACAGCGGGAGAATACGCTTCGCGGGCTGGCTAAAGCAAAAGGCTTTATCCGATCTGAAATCGGCCAGCGAATCCGGCTGCGCAAAACACCGGAAATTCTATTCGAATTTGATGAATCAATCGACTACGGAAACCGTATTGAATCATTGCTTCATCAAATTCAGGACGAAGGCAGTTCCAAAGATGAGGAACGCTCCAAAGAAGAAGAATAA